From a region of the Actinopolymorpha singaporensis genome:
- a CDS encoding lysylphosphatidylglycerol synthase transmembrane domain-containing protein, translating into MTTLAPVPVPARATPRAPGTDARPRRDLPAGRVAVADRTPTPVRPSSLDPVPSAPVPASSAAPATVAPERRAGLRFSWQPRQVLLLAAVAALVGWLAYDNRHAIDLGLWRSQLNLWWAGLAVFGVVVTLAGNAWNLMGASPVRLRFGATFGAQLAGSLVRIVSPAAVGSAAVNVQYLRRAGVGTSASVGTVSVAQSVQVLLALFLLPPVAYAANTDVDLLRGDVERFAPYVAGGLAVLVAVGVVLLRRSARLTRRARGLVKELTRSLRTMAAHPVRALVSLTGAVLISAGLITALWASVHSFGGHLGILTVAAVLLLGTSAGNAVPVPGGLGTVDAALAAALAATGVGLAVALPAVALFRLVTLWLLLPAGAVSVGVMRRRGLL; encoded by the coding sequence GTGACCACTCTCGCCCCGGTGCCCGTCCCGGCCCGTGCGACCCCACGTGCCCCGGGCACGGACGCGCGGCCGCGCCGTGACCTGCCCGCGGGCCGGGTCGCGGTGGCGGACCGGACGCCGACGCCGGTCCGCCCGTCCAGCCTCGATCCCGTTCCTTCTGCTCCCGTCCCCGCCTCGTCCGCTGCTCCCGCGACCGTCGCGCCGGAGCGCCGGGCCGGGCTCCGGTTCTCCTGGCAGCCGCGCCAGGTCCTGCTGCTGGCTGCGGTCGCGGCGCTGGTCGGCTGGCTCGCCTACGACAACCGGCACGCGATCGACCTCGGGCTGTGGCGTTCGCAGCTGAACCTCTGGTGGGCGGGCCTCGCGGTGTTCGGCGTGGTGGTCACCCTCGCCGGCAACGCGTGGAACCTCATGGGTGCGAGCCCGGTGCGGTTGCGCTTCGGTGCGACGTTCGGTGCACAACTGGCCGGCTCGCTGGTCCGGATCGTGTCACCGGCGGCGGTCGGCTCGGCCGCGGTCAACGTGCAGTACCTCCGCCGCGCCGGCGTCGGCACCTCCGCCTCGGTCGGCACCGTCTCGGTGGCCCAGAGCGTGCAGGTGCTCCTGGCGCTGTTCCTGCTCCCACCGGTGGCGTACGCCGCCAACACCGACGTCGATCTCCTGCGCGGGGACGTGGAGCGGTTTGCTCCGTACGTCGCCGGCGGCCTGGCCGTCCTCGTGGCGGTCGGCGTCGTCCTCCTGCGCCGGTCGGCCCGGCTCACCCGCCGGGCGCGCGGGCTGGTGAAGGAGCTCACCAGGTCGCTGCGCACGATGGCCGCGCACCCGGTGCGGGCGCTGGTCAGCCTGACCGGTGCCGTCCTCATCTCCGCCGGCCTGATCACCGCGCTGTGGGCGTCGGTGCACTCCTTCGGCGGTCACCTCGGGATCCTCACCGTCGCCGCCGTCCTCCTCCTCGGCACCAGCGCCGGCAACGCCGTCCCGGTGCCGGGCGGCCTCGGCACCGTCGACGCCGCGCTGGCCGCCGCCCTCGCCGCGACCGGCGTGGGGCTTGCGGTGGCGCTGCCCGCGGTCGCGTTGTTCCGCCTGGTCACGCTGTGGCTGCTGCTGCCGGCGGGCGCGGTGAGCGTCGGCGTGATGCGCCGCCGCGGGCTGTTGTGA
- a CDS encoding helicase-associated domain-containing protein has product MPRSTSRPATLPETLRGFDDDALAELFRNRPDLMTPLPSDLAQLATRSTTRSSLARTLDQLDRRALAVLEAFVVLPRPASEAEVRALAGLPDPRVKATLAQLRGLALVWGPRDALEVPVALADLLGPYPAGLGPPAEHDDLADGERIAALLAEAGPEARAVAERLAAGPPVGIVTAADRPVTVETARTPVERLRARGLLNAADARSVVLPREVGLHLRGGRLYPAEQLAPPTLDGPSRDPALVDRTAAGTTLEVVRQVEQLLDAWGADPPPVLRAGGLGVRDLRRTAGVLGVSEPSAALLLETAFAAGLVAVGEDDSWLPTPAYDTWLALDTEHRWARLATAWLDSPRVPALVGTRDERDRPRQALSAELERSVAPGIRRLVLAALADPAAGTAPSTEAVTAWVRWRRPRRMTAFVEQLVAWTLEEASAWGVTGLGALAGHGRALVSGAASSAASAEEAAAAELGPHLPAPVDHVLLQADLTAVAPGPLRPDLARSLAAMADAESHGGATVYRFTETSVRRALDAGRTAAELHELLVHHSATPVPQPLSYLVDDVARRHGHLRAGSATAYLRCDDPALLDAVLADRRTAALGLRRIAPTVVVARQPVRALVDELRSLGFSPVPETADGALMLSETRVGRTAETPQRAPVTAGSRTPEPEVLAAAVRAVRAGDRARASRPAGATVGQLRRTPSGEAVDVLRAALAGGWSVWMGYVDQQGGALDRIVDPVRIDGGWLTAYDHAAGEARTFALHRITGAAPVD; this is encoded by the coding sequence ATGCCCAGATCCACCTCGCGCCCCGCGACGCTGCCCGAGACGCTGCGCGGGTTCGACGACGACGCGCTCGCGGAACTGTTCCGCAACCGCCCCGACCTGATGACGCCGCTGCCGTCCGACCTCGCGCAGCTTGCGACGCGTTCCACCACCCGCAGCTCGCTGGCCCGCACACTCGACCAGCTCGACCGGCGGGCACTCGCGGTGCTCGAGGCGTTCGTCGTACTCCCCCGGCCGGCCTCCGAGGCCGAGGTCCGCGCGCTGGCCGGCCTTCCGGACCCTCGTGTCAAGGCGACCTTGGCGCAGCTGCGCGGGCTCGCTCTGGTGTGGGGTCCCAGGGACGCCCTGGAGGTACCCGTCGCCCTCGCGGACCTGCTCGGCCCCTACCCCGCGGGTCTCGGCCCACCCGCCGAGCACGACGACCTCGCCGACGGCGAACGGATCGCCGCGTTGCTGGCCGAGGCGGGACCGGAGGCCCGGGCGGTGGCCGAACGACTCGCCGCCGGGCCACCCGTAGGGATCGTGACCGCCGCCGACCGGCCCGTCACGGTGGAGACCGCTCGTACTCCCGTCGAGCGGTTGCGGGCCCGCGGCCTGCTCAACGCGGCGGACGCGCGGTCGGTGGTGCTGCCGCGCGAGGTCGGCCTGCACCTGCGCGGAGGGCGGCTCTACCCGGCCGAGCAACTGGCGCCGCCCACCTTGGACGGCCCGAGTCGCGACCCCGCGCTGGTCGACCGCACCGCGGCCGGCACCACGCTGGAGGTCGTACGGCAGGTCGAGCAGCTGCTGGACGCCTGGGGCGCGGACCCGCCGCCGGTGCTGCGCGCGGGTGGCCTCGGCGTGCGCGACCTGCGGCGCACCGCCGGCGTCCTCGGCGTGTCCGAGCCGAGCGCGGCGCTGTTGCTGGAGACGGCGTTCGCGGCCGGCCTGGTGGCCGTCGGCGAGGACGACTCCTGGCTGCCGACACCGGCGTACGACACCTGGCTCGCCCTGGACACCGAGCACCGCTGGGCCCGCCTGGCCACGGCCTGGCTGGACTCTCCGCGCGTACCCGCCCTGGTCGGCACCCGGGACGAACGCGACCGCCCGCGGCAGGCGCTGTCGGCCGAGCTGGAACGCTCCGTCGCCCCCGGCATCCGCCGGCTGGTGCTCGCCGCGCTGGCCGATCCCGCCGCGGGTACGGCGCCGAGCACCGAGGCCGTCACCGCGTGGGTGCGCTGGCGGCGTCCCCGGCGGATGACGGCGTTCGTGGAACAGCTCGTCGCCTGGACCCTGGAGGAGGCGTCGGCGTGGGGCGTCACCGGACTCGGCGCGCTGGCCGGGCACGGGCGGGCGCTGGTGTCGGGTGCCGCGTCCAGTGCCGCGTCCGCCGAGGAGGCGGCGGCCGCCGAACTCGGCCCACACCTTCCCGCACCCGTCGACCACGTACTCCTGCAGGCCGACCTCACCGCCGTCGCGCCCGGGCCGCTGCGGCCGGACCTCGCCCGGTCGCTGGCCGCGATGGCGGACGCGGAGTCGCACGGCGGCGCCACCGTCTACCGCTTCACCGAGACCTCCGTACGCCGTGCCCTGGACGCCGGGAGGACCGCCGCCGAGCTCCACGAGCTCCTCGTCCACCATTCCGCGACTCCGGTGCCCCAGCCGCTGTCCTACCTCGTTGACGACGTCGCCCGCCGGCACGGTCACCTGCGGGCCGGGTCCGCGACGGCCTACCTGCGCTGCGACGACCCGGCGCTGCTGGACGCCGTACTCGCCGACCGCCGTACGGCCGCCCTCGGGTTGCGCCGGATCGCGCCGACCGTCGTGGTCGCCCGGCAACCCGTGCGCGCCCTGGTCGACGAGCTCCGCTCGCTCGGCTTCTCGCCGGTCCCCGAGACCGCCGACGGTGCGCTGATGCTCAGCGAGACCAGAGTCGGGCGTACGGCAGAAACGCCGCAGCGCGCGCCGGTCACGGCGGGTTCCCGTACGCCCGAACCCGAGGTGCTGGCCGCAGCGGTCCGCGCGGTCCGGGCCGGTGACCGTGCACGCGCTTCGCGGCCGGCGGGTGCGACTGTCGGACAGCTTCGTCGGACACCATCGGGTGAGGCCGTCGACGTCCTGCGAGCCGCGCTGGCAGGTGGCTGGTCGGTGTGGATGGGGTATGTCGACCAGCAGGGGGGTGCCCTGGACCGCATCGTCGATCCGGTACGCATCGACGGTGGCTGGCTCACGGCGTACGACCATGCTGCCGGTGAGGCGCGCACTTTCGCGTTGCACCGCATCACCGGCGCGGCACCGGTCGACTAG
- a CDS encoding DUF3152 domain-containing protein, with protein sequence MVSRKEWRLQRRRRLRRSLTVLASASVVAVALIAGWSGLAPTNPFDRNAAARMLDAADRTSGERAGTGDPNSSGGSRSDDSDDSGDSDGNVASEGVRSALRGAPDRISRSDGRTSPSPGTARPAPEDTPNPVAVAQHGSGVLVAAPGHTGPFGSGRVVRYRVEVEDSLPWRPADVARVVDATLADPRSWAAAGRARFERVSGKEYDLRIVVASPDTTDGLCAPLGTGGELSCRMGDHVAINARRWAGGVPAFHGDVLKYRRYVLNHEVGHALGESHATCPGPGRPAPVMMQQTKSVGSCVANAWPLRSEL encoded by the coding sequence ATGGTCAGTCGTAAGGAGTGGCGGCTCCAGCGACGCCGACGCCTACGGCGATCACTCACCGTGCTCGCGTCGGCCTCGGTGGTCGCGGTCGCCCTGATCGCCGGCTGGAGCGGCCTGGCGCCGACGAATCCGTTCGACCGGAACGCAGCCGCGCGGATGCTCGACGCGGCGGACAGGACCAGCGGTGAGCGCGCCGGAACCGGCGACCCGAACAGCTCCGGCGGCTCCCGTTCCGATGATTCCGATGATTCCGGTGATTCCGACGGCAACGTCGCGTCGGAGGGAGTCCGGTCGGCCCTGCGCGGCGCGCCGGACCGCATCTCCCGCAGCGACGGTCGTACCTCACCGTCGCCGGGGACCGCGCGGCCGGCGCCCGAGGACACTCCGAACCCGGTGGCTGTCGCACAGCACGGGTCGGGTGTGCTGGTGGCGGCGCCGGGACACACCGGGCCGTTCGGGTCCGGCCGGGTCGTGCGCTACCGGGTCGAGGTGGAGGACTCCCTGCCCTGGCGCCCGGCCGACGTCGCCCGCGTCGTCGACGCGACGCTCGCCGACCCGCGCAGCTGGGCCGCCGCGGGCCGGGCCAGGTTCGAACGCGTCTCCGGTAAGGAGTACGACCTGCGCATCGTCGTCGCGTCACCCGACACCACCGACGGGCTCTGCGCGCCGCTGGGCACCGGCGGAGAACTCTCCTGCCGGATGGGCGACCACGTGGCCATCAACGCCCGCCGGTGGGCGGGCGGCGTCCCGGCCTTCCACGGTGACGTCCTGAAGTACCGCCGGTACGTCCTCAACCACGAGGTCGGGCACGCACTCGGCGAGAGCCACGCCACCTGCCCGGGTCCGGGCAGGCCGGCTCCGGTGATGATGCAGCAGACCAAGAGTGTCGGCTCCTGCGTGGCCAACGCCTGGCCGCTGCGCTCGGAGTTGTGA
- a CDS encoding HAD-IIA family hydrolase, which translates to MNATPTSDSPPSPQPSTVPSSQPATQQSAAVPDPAGGPESAAAPERCRAVICDLDGTVYLSGRPVPGAVEALARLRDGGVRVLFVSNNPLRDPMSYAERLTGLGIPATTDDVLTSGVVMGRWLAEETPGAKVYLLGEESLRRELTAAGAVLVDSGDQAEVVVASFDRTFRYETWLEAFRALRAGARFVATNPDPTCPVEGGEVPDCGGIIAALEATTGRRVEAVAGKPSPLMLAAALDRLGCSPAEVVVVGDRPGTDIELGRRGGVATALVLTGITDHAAAAALRPAPTFVLDSIAALPDALLGQGKGA; encoded by the coding sequence ATGAACGCGACCCCGACCTCCGACTCCCCGCCGTCGCCCCAACCGTCGACCGTGCCGTCGTCCCAGCCGGCGACGCAGCAGTCCGCGGCCGTGCCCGATCCGGCGGGCGGCCCCGAGTCCGCCGCCGCACCCGAGCGGTGCCGAGCGGTGATCTGCGACCTGGACGGCACCGTCTACCTGTCCGGCCGGCCGGTGCCGGGCGCGGTGGAGGCCCTGGCCCGCCTGCGCGACGGCGGCGTACGGGTGCTGTTCGTCTCAAACAACCCGCTGCGCGACCCCATGTCGTACGCCGAACGCCTGACCGGGCTCGGCATCCCGGCCACCACCGACGACGTCCTCACCTCCGGTGTGGTGATGGGGCGCTGGCTCGCCGAGGAAACTCCCGGCGCGAAGGTCTACCTGCTCGGTGAGGAGAGCCTGCGCCGCGAGCTCACCGCCGCGGGTGCGGTGCTGGTGGACTCCGGCGACCAGGCCGAGGTGGTGGTGGCGTCGTTCGACCGGACGTTCCGGTACGAGACGTGGCTGGAGGCGTTTCGCGCGCTGCGGGCCGGAGCGCGGTTCGTGGCCACCAACCCCGACCCGACCTGCCCGGTCGAGGGCGGCGAGGTGCCCGACTGCGGTGGCATCATCGCGGCCCTGGAGGCGACCACCGGGCGCCGGGTGGAGGCGGTGGCCGGCAAGCCGTCACCGCTCATGCTGGCCGCGGCGCTCGACCGCCTCGGCTGTTCCCCCGCGGAGGTCGTCGTGGTCGGCGACCGGCCGGGCACCGACATCGAACTCGGCCGCCGCGGCGGCGTGGCGACGGCACTGGTGCTCACCGGCATCACCGACCATGCTGCCGCCGCGGCACTGCGGCCGGCGCCGACGTTCGTGCTGGACAGCATCGCCGCGCTTCCGGACGCGCTGCTCGGCCAGGGCAAGGGCGCGTAG
- a CDS encoding SLC13 family permease encodes MSVWIAVAAFVVAYTLIATERVPRLAAALGGAGVVLALGIVGAHDVFYSPESGIDWNVVFLLLGMMIIVGVLRQTGVFEFLAIWAAKRARGRPYRVLVLLCLLTAVASALLDNVTTVLLIAPVTILVCQRIGVRPEPFLVAEVLAANIGGTATLVGDPPNIIIASRAGLTFNDFLTNLAPFIVVLLVVFLGLCRWLFRHAFEADPERVAEVMSLSEREAINDVPLLRRSLVVLAGVLLGFVLHPVLHVEPSIVALLGAGVLVLVSGLSSGAYLEEVEWETLVFFMGLFVMVGALVKVGVIDTIATWMAEATGGKPALAIGVLLVGSALLSAIVDNIPFVATMAPVVAELTGPHGPLAGHTGLWWALALGADLGGNATAVGASANVVALGIAKRNGFPISFWEFTKYGALVAAISVVLALPYLLLRYT; translated from the coding sequence ATGAGCGTGTGGATCGCGGTCGCTGCGTTCGTCGTCGCCTACACCCTGATCGCCACCGAACGAGTTCCCCGGCTGGCCGCCGCGCTCGGCGGGGCGGGTGTCGTACTCGCCCTCGGGATCGTGGGCGCGCACGACGTCTTCTACTCGCCGGAGAGCGGCATCGACTGGAACGTCGTGTTCCTGCTCCTCGGCATGATGATCATCGTCGGGGTGCTCCGCCAGACCGGCGTCTTCGAGTTCCTCGCCATCTGGGCGGCCAAACGCGCGCGGGGGCGGCCCTACCGCGTCCTGGTGCTGCTGTGCCTGCTGACCGCGGTGGCCTCGGCGCTGCTGGACAACGTGACGACCGTCCTGCTGATCGCGCCGGTCACCATTCTGGTGTGCCAGCGGATCGGCGTTCGTCCCGAACCCTTCCTCGTCGCCGAGGTGCTCGCCGCCAACATCGGCGGCACGGCGACGCTGGTCGGTGACCCGCCGAACATCATCATCGCCAGCCGCGCGGGCCTCACGTTCAACGACTTCCTCACCAACCTGGCGCCGTTCATCGTGGTGCTGCTGGTGGTGTTCCTCGGCTTGTGCAGGTGGCTGTTCCGGCACGCCTTCGAGGCCGACCCCGAACGCGTGGCCGAGGTGATGTCGCTGTCCGAACGCGAGGCGATCAACGACGTCCCCCTGCTGCGCCGCTCGCTCGTTGTGCTCGCGGGCGTCCTCCTCGGCTTCGTGCTCCACCCCGTCCTGCACGTCGAACCCTCGATCGTCGCGCTGCTCGGTGCCGGGGTGCTGGTACTGGTCAGCGGACTGTCGTCCGGCGCCTACCTGGAGGAGGTCGAGTGGGAGACGCTGGTCTTCTTCATGGGCCTGTTCGTCATGGTCGGCGCCCTGGTGAAGGTCGGCGTGATCGACACCATCGCGACCTGGATGGCGGAGGCCACCGGGGGGAAGCCCGCGTTGGCGATCGGCGTACTCCTGGTCGGGTCGGCACTGCTGTCGGCGATCGTCGACAACATCCCGTTCGTGGCGACCATGGCGCCGGTGGTCGCCGAGCTCACCGGGCCGCACGGTCCGCTCGCCGGGCATACCGGCCTGTGGTGGGCGCTCGCGCTGGGTGCGGACCTCGGCGGCAACGCCACCGCCGTCGGCGCGAGCGCGAACGTCGTCGCCCTCGGCATCGCCAAACGCAACGGCTTCCCGATCAGCTTCTGGGAGTTCACGAAGTACGGAGCGCTGGTCGCCGCGATCTCGGTGGTGCTGGCACTGCCGTACCTCCTGCTCCGCTACACCTGA
- a CDS encoding CBS domain-containing protein — MLARDLVEDYPSVDVGADAVEAARLMGEHRLPGLVVTGEGGRPIAVLPASQVVRFVIPGYIQEDPSLARVLDERAADRIVNELAGRRVGDLLPPRTKDLPVLHGDDTVLELAAVMARLRCPLVAIVDDDRVLGVVTASRLLSLCLHAT; from the coding sequence ATGCTGGCCCGTGATCTGGTCGAGGACTATCCGTCGGTCGACGTCGGCGCCGACGCCGTGGAGGCCGCCCGGCTGATGGGCGAGCACCGGCTGCCCGGGCTGGTGGTGACCGGCGAGGGCGGCCGCCCGATCGCGGTACTGCCCGCCTCGCAGGTGGTGCGGTTCGTCATTCCGGGGTACATCCAGGAAGACCCCTCGCTGGCGCGCGTCCTGGACGAGCGGGCGGCCGACCGGATCGTCAACGAGCTCGCCGGCCGCCGGGTCGGAGATTTGCTGCCGCCGCGGACGAAGGATCTCCCGGTCCTTCACGGAGACGACACGGTGCTGGAACTCGCGGCGGTGATGGCCCGGCTACGTTGCCCGCTGGTCGCCATCGTCGACGACGACCGGGTGCTGGGCGTGGTCACCGCGTCCAGGCTGCTGTCGCTCTGCCTGCACGCCACATGA
- a CDS encoding class I SAM-dependent methyltransferase, whose amino-acid sequence MTITPVLKCEERFTALLDVVEAARGQKPRVLDLACGTASITGRLLARLPGATSVAVDLDPALLRIAAGTHAGDQRVRIVRADLGTPDWVRAVTNAVTDAVPATAPGAEGGGFDAVLTATALHWLTPERQRALYAEVAGLLVPGGVFCNADHMPDPGLPELTGRLGRWRDARRASLYAEKSAPSWSEWWDAARSAPELADAVAERDTIFAGSHGSAESSPPYTTHLDYLRAAGFAEVGLVWRGLTDAAFAAVR is encoded by the coding sequence ATGACTATTACTCCAGTCCTGAAATGCGAGGAACGGTTCACGGCGCTGCTCGACGTCGTGGAGGCGGCTCGCGGCCAGAAGCCGCGGGTACTCGACCTGGCCTGCGGCACCGCCTCGATCACCGGCCGGCTGCTGGCCCGGCTGCCCGGCGCCACCAGCGTCGCGGTCGACCTCGACCCCGCGCTGCTCCGGATCGCCGCGGGCACCCACGCCGGAGACCAGCGGGTGCGGATCGTGCGCGCCGACCTCGGCACGCCGGACTGGGTGCGGGCGGTCACCAACGCTGTCACCGACGCGGTGCCTGCCACCGCCCCCGGCGCCGAAGGTGGCGGCTTCGACGCGGTGCTCACCGCCACCGCGCTGCACTGGCTGACCCCCGAACGCCAGCGCGCGCTGTACGCCGAGGTGGCCGGACTACTCGTGCCGGGCGGGGTGTTCTGCAACGCCGACCACATGCCCGACCCGGGCCTGCCGGAGCTGACCGGCCGGCTGGGCCGATGGCGGGACGCCCGCCGGGCGAGCCTGTATGCCGAGAAGTCCGCGCCGTCGTGGTCGGAGTGGTGGGACGCCGCGCGGTCGGCTCCCGAACTCGCCGACGCGGTGGCCGAACGCGACACGATCTTCGCCGGCTCGCACGGCAGCGCGGAGTCCTCGCCGCCGTACACCACCCATCTGGACTACCTGCGTGCCGCGGGGTTCGCCGAGGTCGGGCTGGTCTGGCGCGGGCTGACCGACGCGGCCTTCGCCGCCGTCCGCTGA
- a CDS encoding CGNR zinc finger domain-containing protein, translated as MDFLRYAERAATMVNAPLEDEDDLRALLADRPWLAERVSAADVRTLRRLRRDLRPVFAEDPEAGDGADRVVERLNDLLARHPVSPFISGHGGQGLHLHVAERRSSVAETLAAEGLMGLAIVVCDLGPDRLGECQADRCGQVFVDTSPNRSRRYCSDRCSSRANVAAFRARRRAATAP; from the coding sequence GTGGACTTTCTCCGTTACGCCGAGCGGGCGGCGACCATGGTCAACGCACCGCTGGAGGACGAGGACGACCTGCGGGCCCTGCTCGCCGACCGGCCCTGGCTGGCCGAACGCGTCAGCGCCGCCGACGTCCGCACGCTGCGCCGGCTGCGTCGCGACCTCCGGCCGGTGTTCGCCGAGGACCCGGAGGCCGGTGACGGCGCGGACCGGGTGGTCGAGCGGCTGAACGACCTCCTCGCCCGCCACCCGGTGTCGCCGTTCATCTCCGGTCACGGCGGACAGGGCCTGCACCTGCACGTCGCCGAACGCCGGTCCTCGGTCGCCGAAACCCTCGCAGCGGAAGGGCTGATGGGGCTGGCGATCGTGGTCTGCGACCTGGGCCCGGACCGGCTGGGCGAGTGCCAGGCGGACCGGTGCGGCCAGGTGTTTGTCGACACCTCGCCCAACCGTTCCCGCCGCTACTGCTCCGACCGGTGCTCCTCGCGGGCCAACGTCGCGGCGTTCCGGGCCCGCCGCCGGGCGGCGACTGCTCCATGA
- a CDS encoding DNA repair helicase XPB: MNDGPLIVQSDKTLLLEVGHPAADEARKAIAPFAELERAPEHVHTYRLTPLGLWNARAAGHDAEQVVDTLLRFSRYAVPHALLVDIADTMARYGRLRLDNHPSHGLVLVTTDRPVLEEVLRSAKLKPMLGARIDPDTVAVHPSERGHVKQALLKLGWPAEDTAGYVDGEAHQIDLVEDGWSLRPYQQQAADAFWHGGSGVVVLPCGAGKTLVGAAAMAHAKATTLILVTNTVSARQWKDELIRRTSLTEDEIGEYSGARKEIRPVTIATYQVMTSRRKGAYTHLELFGARDWGLVLYDEVHLLPAPIFRMTADLQARRRLGLTATLVREDGREGDVFSLIGPKRYDAPWKDIESQGWIAPADCVEVRVTLTDSERITYATADVDERYRLACTTDTKARVVCRLAEQHRGEPTLVIGQYIDQLDELAARLDAPIIKGETTVRERQRLFEAFRSGEIDLLVVSKVANFSIDLPEAAVAIQVSGTFGSRQEEAQRLGRLLRPKHDGRAARFYAVVSRDTVDQDFAAHRQRFLAEQGYAYRIVDADDVLSGEMPG; this comes from the coding sequence GTGAACGACGGACCGTTGATCGTCCAGTCCGACAAGACCCTGCTGCTGGAGGTGGGGCATCCCGCGGCGGACGAGGCGCGCAAGGCGATCGCACCGTTCGCCGAGCTCGAACGCGCTCCCGAGCACGTCCACACCTACCGCCTCACCCCGCTCGGCCTGTGGAACGCCCGCGCCGCCGGGCACGACGCCGAGCAGGTCGTCGACACGCTGCTACGGTTCAGCCGGTACGCCGTACCCCACGCACTCCTGGTGGACATCGCCGACACCATGGCCCGCTACGGCCGGCTGCGGCTGGACAACCACCCCTCGCACGGCCTGGTCCTGGTCACCACCGACCGCCCGGTGCTGGAGGAGGTGCTGCGCAGCGCGAAGCTGAAGCCGATGCTCGGTGCGCGCATCGACCCCGACACGGTGGCAGTGCACCCCTCCGAACGCGGCCACGTCAAGCAGGCCTTGCTCAAGCTCGGCTGGCCGGCCGAGGACACCGCGGGCTACGTGGACGGCGAGGCACACCAGATCGACCTGGTCGAGGACGGCTGGTCGCTGCGGCCCTACCAACAGCAGGCCGCGGACGCCTTCTGGCACGGGGGTTCCGGCGTCGTCGTACTCCCCTGTGGCGCCGGCAAGACGCTGGTCGGCGCGGCCGCGATGGCGCACGCGAAGGCGACCACGCTGATCCTGGTCACCAACACCGTGTCCGCACGGCAGTGGAAGGACGAGCTGATCCGCCGCACGTCCCTGACCGAGGACGAGATCGGTGAGTACTCCGGTGCCCGCAAGGAGATCCGGCCGGTCACCATTGCCACGTACCAGGTGATGACGTCGCGGCGTAAGGGCGCCTACACCCACCTGGAGCTGTTCGGCGCGCGCGACTGGGGCCTGGTGCTCTACGACGAGGTGCACCTGCTGCCGGCGCCGATCTTCCGGATGACCGCCGACCTGCAGGCCCGGCGCAGGCTGGGGTTGACAGCGACGCTCGTACGCGAGGACGGCCGGGAGGGCGACGTGTTCTCCCTGATCGGGCCGAAGCGCTACGACGCGCCCTGGAAGGACATCGAGTCCCAGGGCTGGATCGCGCCGGCCGACTGTGTGGAGGTCCGGGTCACCCTCACCGACAGCGAGCGCATCACCTACGCCACTGCCGACGTCGACGAGCGCTACCGCCTCGCGTGCACGACCGACACCAAGGCCCGGGTGGTCTGCAGGCTGGCCGAGCAGCATCGCGGCGAACCCACGCTGGTGATCGGACAGTACATCGACCAGCTCGACGAGCTCGCCGCCCGCCTGGACGCACCGATCATCAAGGGTGAGACGACCGTCCGCGAACGCCAGCGGCTGTTCGAGGCTTTCCGCAGTGGGGAGATCGACCTGTTGGTGGTGTCCAAGGTCGCGAACTTCTCCATCGACCTGCCCGAGGCGGCCGTGGCCATCCAGGTCTCGGGCACCTTCGGGTCCCGGCAGGAGGAGGCACAGCGGCTCGGCCGGCTGCTGCGACCCAAGCACGACGGGCGGGCCGCGCGCTTCTACGCCGTGGTGTCCAGGGACACCGTCGACCAGGACTTCGCCGCGCACCGTCAACGCTTCCTTGCCGAGCAGGGGTACGCCTACCGCATTGTCGACGCCGACGACGTGCTCTCCGGCGAGATGCCTGGCTGA